A single window of Nicotiana sylvestris chromosome 3, ASM39365v2, whole genome shotgun sequence DNA harbors:
- the LOC138868139 gene encoding uncharacterized protein: MGQEHPRRLRLYGRGVTRTSLRGKVGCSEHSSHSTNCLQKMEEKIQRMEEKIEEQKATICQEVIADVLARLQRSGINIDANIILAALGDNSPREVSSSQQTTLQPIHRPSIGSIKGGQLITGATIADESSDEDLT, encoded by the exons ATGGGACAGGAACATCCAAGGCGTTTGAGATTGTATGGACGGGGGGTTACAAGAACTTCTTTGAGAGGAAAAGTAGGATGTTCTGAACACTCTTCACATTCCACAAATTGTTTGCAAAAAATGGAGGAAAAAATACAGAGAATGGAAGAAAAAATTGAGGAACAAAAGGCAACTATTTGTCAAGAAGTTATTGCGGATGTTCTTGCACGACTTCAACGTTCTGGAATTAACATTGATGCTAATATTATTCTAGCAGCATTGGGTGATAATTCACCAAGAGAAGTTTCATCTTCACAACAAACAACTTTGCAACCAATTCATCGTCCATCTATTGGTAGCATCAAAGGAGGCCAGCTCATTACAG GTGCAACGATTGCAGATGAAAGCAGTGATGAAGACCTTACCTGA
- the LOC104244866 gene encoding uncharacterized protein codes for MKSVHGRQERKLILINYLNQPVGPTEAVVLEFGSFLGTLARNATLCPLDILDWRKMDTKEDVWEYTKDKYDKKYTLEIVQATWRKHKSRLKKFHFDAYQNDETRMKNVPEDVLASQFKELLRYWNSENLQKMSKTNIENREKLKNPYTAGKRSFALVRSKLENDKEISDPLTPKEVFVAARKRKAGRSYMFLDEDTTSKIAEMEDIKA; via the exons ATGAAAAGTGTACATGGACGGCAAGAGCGTAAATTGATTTTAATTAACTACTTAAATCAACCTGTTGGTCCTACTGAAGCTGTTGTGCTAGAGTTTGGAAGTTTCCTCGGCACATTGGCAAGGAATGCGACTCTATGTCCTCTTGATATTTTGGATTGGAGGAAGATGGATACAAAAGAGGATGTATGGGAATATACCAAG GATAAATATGATAAAAAATATACTTTGGAAATAGTCCAAGCTACCTGGAGAAAGCACAAGAGTAGATTGAAAAAATTTCACTTTGACGCCTATCAAAATGATGAAACTCGAATGAAAAATGTCCCTGAAGATGTTCTAGCTTCTCAGTTTAAGGAACTCCTTAGGTATTGGAACTCTGAAAATCTCCAG AAAATGTCCAAAACTAATATTGAAAACCGGGAAAAGTTGAAGAATCCTTACACTGCTGGAAAAAGAAGTTTTGCTTTAGTTCGCTCTAAGTTG GAAAATGATAAGGAAATTTCGGATCCTTTAACACCAAAGGAAGTCTTTGTAGCTGCAAGAAAAAGGAAAGCTGGACGATCATACATGTTCTTGGATGAAGACACAACTAGTAAAATT GCTGAAATGGAGGATATAAAAGCATAA